TATACCTTTACATTATTTTCTTTTGCTTTTCCTAAAATCTCAAGAGCCAGAGATAATTTATCTTCCTCCACCAGTGAAGTCCCGATTTTTCCGCCAAGCGCCTTGATAAAAGTAAAAGCCATTCCTCCGCCGATGATTAAATTATCTACAGCCGGAAGTATATTTTCTATAATGGTAATTTTAGTTGAAACTTTAGATCCACCTAAAATAGCCGTTACAGGTTTTTCACCGCTTTTCAGAACCTTATCAATGGCCTCTAATTCATCAGCCATTAATAAACCGAAAAACTTAGTCGATGGAAAAAATTCAGCAATTACAGCTGTTGAAGCATGTGCTCTGTGTGCTGTACCAAAAGCATCATTTACATAAGTATTAGCAAGTTGTGAAAGCTTTTCAGCAAAATCCCGGTCACCTTTCTCCTCTTCATTATGAAAACGCAGATTCTCCAGCAATAAAATTTCTCCCGGTTGAAGATCGGCAGCAGCCTGTACAGCTTTCTCTCCTACACAGTCTTCAACGAATTTCACTTCTGTCCCCAAAACTTTGGAAACCTCGTCTGTAATATGCTTGAGAGAGAACTCATCCTTTACTTCGCCCTTAGGTCTTCCCAGATGCGCCATCAGGATAACGGAACCTCCGTCTTTAAGAATTTTATCTACGGTAGGCTTTACCGCAGTTATTCTTGTGTTGTCTGCAACTTTCAGCTGGTCGTCCTGCGGAACATTGAAATCTACTCTTACCAGAGCCTTCTTACCATTAAAATTGAAATCATTGATTGTTTTCATAAATAACCCAGAATTTTCTTTTCACAAATGTAAGATTTTAAAAATTTGGAAATGCTCCGGCCCATTAAAAGTTTTCAGAAAAGTTTTTAAGAATGTTCTCCGCAAGCCCAACATCCACTAACCAACAATTTTTTCTTTATATAAAAAAATAATACGCTAGTGTTGTTGTGTGTTGTGAGTTTAGGGGATAACTTTTGTATAAAATCTTTATAACATGAAATTTCTGATCAATTCACAATTTATTTACAATATAATCTGCTGAAAATCTGATTTTTCAGGTACTTACTAACAATTATTAGTAACTTTTCCCCAATTTCGATTATGGATAACTGATTTCCGGAAAAACCGGTGACTTCGTGCAAAAAAGTTTTGCGAAGTTTATCGCTGATTTTTTGACTGTCCTTTCCATTACATATTTTTATAATAGTACGAAACATTTATTTTACCGGAGTTATCCACAGTTATTCACATTGCTGTTCACAATTTACTCCCGAACGACTAACAGACTTTGTTATTATTCTTACCTTTGTCCGGAAATACATCTAAAAAAGTTTAATACAGGTATTATGAAAAGAAAAATCGCTATTGCCGCAGACCATGCAGGGTTTGAATATAAAGAGATTGTTAAGAACTATTTATCAGAAAACTTTGAGGTTCAGGATTTTGGAACGTTTTCCACAGACAGTGTGGATTATCCTGACTTTGTGCACCCTGCTGCAGCTTCCGTTGAAAACGGAGAAAACGAACTCGGTATCTTAATATGCGGAAGCGGAAACGGAGTTCAGATCACGGCAAACAAGCATCAGAAAATCCGTTGCGCGCTTTGCTGGATGCCGGAGATTGCAGCATTGGCAAGACAGCATAACAATGCCAATATGATTTCCATCCCGGCAAGGTTCATATCTAAGGAAGTGGCTATTGAAATTGCAGATAAATTCCTTTCAACAGATTTTGAGGGCGGAAGGCACCAGAACAGAGTAGATAAAATTGCATTTTGCTAAACATAAAGGCTTATCAATTAACCGGTAAGCCTTATTTATTTTTTATTCTGTATATTTGCAGTGTTAAAGGAATATAATACGCAGACTATTCCTATACCGCCTCTATCACTTTAAAAGATATTTAAAAGAAGGTTTTCCTCTTTTCTTCTCCATATTTATATTAAATTTATAGAAACTAAAGCTCCCTGCCATCTATGACTGGTAGGAAAATTGATGCTGCTGATTATAAACGGTAAATTTAAATGGTTTTAATATCATTAAAACCATAATACTCATTAAATAATAATAAAATGCCAAAAAAAAATAAATACATAAGTCAGAAAAATGACCATAAGCTGCAGGAAATCGGAAGACTGATCCTGCGTTTCATGAATCAGAACCAAACCAAAATATACAATTATAAACAGATTTCAGACGGAATTGATCACAAAAATCCGAGACAGCGCGAGATGGTGATTCAGTCTCTGCATAAGCTTTTATCAAACCAAAGAATCAAGGAAACTGAAAAAAGAAAATTCAGCATCAATCTCAACATTGAAGGGACCTTAACAGGAATTATCGATTTTAACCAAAGCGGAAATGCTTATGTAACGGTTGAAAATTTAAAAGATGATGTTTTCATTCATGCAAAGAATGTGAAAGATGCATTACAGGGCGATAAAGTACTCATCGTTACCTATAATTTTAAAGGAAAAAAAATGGAAGGCTCTGTGCTTGAGGTTTTGGAAAGAAGCCGCACAGAATTTGTGGGAACTCTCCAACTCGTTCCGCATAAAGAGTTCGGGTTTGTAGTTTGTGATAAGAAGACGATTAACACCGATATTTTTATACCAAAAGGTAAAATCAACGGTGCCGAAAACGGGGATAAAGTCGT
The sequence above is a segment of the Chryseobacterium sp. JJR-5R genome. Coding sequences within it:
- a CDS encoding phosphoglycerate kinase; translation: MKTINDFNFNGKKALVRVDFNVPQDDQLKVADNTRITAVKPTVDKILKDGGSVILMAHLGRPKGEVKDEFSLKHITDEVSKVLGTEVKFVEDCVGEKAVQAAADLQPGEILLLENLRFHNEEEKGDRDFAEKLSQLANTYVNDAFGTAHRAHASTAVIAEFFPSTKFFGLLMADELEAIDKVLKSGEKPVTAILGGSKVSTKITIIENILPAVDNLIIGGGMAFTFIKALGGKIGTSLVEEDKLSLALEILGKAKENNVKVYLPSDVIIAEHFSNDAERKESDIYTIPEGWMGMDAGPKSRDQFNDILLNSRTILWNGPIGVFEMSNFAAGTVALGDSIAEATKLGAFSLVGGGDSVAFVKQFGYDDKVSYVSTGGGAMLESLEGLELPGVAAINK
- the rpiB gene encoding ribose 5-phosphate isomerase B, which produces MKRKIAIAADHAGFEYKEIVKNYLSENFEVQDFGTFSTDSVDYPDFVHPAAASVENGENELGILICGSGNGVQITANKHQKIRCALCWMPEIAALARQHNNANMISIPARFISKEVAIEIADKFLSTDFEGGRHQNRVDKIAFC